The Candidatus Bathyarchaeia archaeon genome segment AGCTGAAACCTATACAAGAGCTTCTTTCGCTGAAAGGAAAAAGAGCCATGATAACGGGCTCAGCCTCAGGCATCGGCAGATGTATTGCCTACAGGTTCGCTGAGGCTGGCGCCGATCTAGAGGTCGTCGACTTGAACGAAGCGGGATTAAAACAGTTGGTAAACGATCTTTCAAAATTCCAGGTCGAGGTTAACGCGCACAGGGTGGATTTGTCGAAGGAAGAGGAGGTGGACCTCCTATGGTCTGGCTTAAAGGACAAAATTCCGGACATACTGGTTAACAACGCGGGCGTCTACCCATTTAAGAAATTTCTAAGCGTAGACCGGAGATTTCTGGAAAACGCGTTAAACGTAAACTTAACATCGGTTTTCTGGATGTGCCAACACATGATTAGGCGAAGAGCGAGGAGAGGCGGAGTCATCATCAACGTAGGCTCCATCGAAGCCATATTACCCTTCCAAGACGATATGGTCCACTACGATGTGAGCAAAGCAGGGGTTATCGCCCTCACCAGGGCCCTGGCTAAGGAGTATGGGAAACGTGGATTCAGGGTCAACGCGATCATACCTGGCGGAATAACAACACCTGGAGTGATGAGGGCGGCGAAGAACATCATTAGACTCCATTTTGGACTCATCAAGTCTTGGGTTCAGTTTAAGTGGAGACTTCCAATGGGGAGACTCGGCCATCCAGATGAAGTCGCTCGAATGGCCTTGGTTCTCGCAAGCGACCTATCAAGCTATGTTCAAGGAGCGTTAATAGTCGTCGATGGAGGGTTCCTATCAGCCTAACCAATTATTGGCCGAAGATGAACAGCTTTCGTCAAAGTTCCTAAAGATGAGAGATAAAAACTTCGGTTCCCCAATATTAATAGCGACGGTTGAAAATCCATGTCAACCCGGGTTTAATGGGTGTTACTGTATGATATTCGACTTCGTGAATTGAACGCCTCTCTGAACCATGAACTCTAATGCCTGGGAGAGTTGCTCCGGAGGAAAGTTAACGGGCTTCGTCAGGTCGATGGGCACGACAACTTCTAATCCAAGGGTCCTGGCGTCTATTGCGGAGTAGTAAACGCAGTAGTCCAATGCCAATCCGCATAAGTATACTCGTTTTACTTTGAAGGTGTTTAAATACCCCGCTAATCCGGTAGGGGTTTTCTTGTCGTTTTCAAAGAAGGCGGAGTAGCTGTCTACTTCTAGCCGGTACCCCTTCCTGATAATGGCCCCAGCGTACTGTGTGTTTACTTGGGGGTGGAACTCAGCTCCCAACGTGCCTTGCACGCAGTGGTCAGGCCACAGAACTGGACCAATTCCCTCAGACTCGTACCTCTCATATGGTTTTCTTCCATGGGCGCTGGCGAAGGATCGGTGACCTGGAGGATGCCAATCCTGAATCATGACGACTACGTGGCCGCGTCGATTGAAAACATCCGCGAGCATATTCGTAGGCTCGATAATTTCGTTTCCCCCCTCCACAGGCAAGGCCCCACCGGGCATAAAGTCCCTTTGCAAGTCCACGATGATTAAAGCGTCTCCCCGTGTGAGCTTAGGCTTTACGAGCTTCAGATCCTCAACCCTCATCTTCTCTCCTCCATAAACTGCACACGGCTAAACCCTTAAACCATTTTTCACCGACTTTACCCATTCACATCGTTATATTTAATTGATCTAGGTGAAAGAGTTTAAGGGTTTAGTTTAGATGTGAATGGGTCTGTTTAAAGCTTTGAGGCTTACTTCCCGGTTGATTTCAGAGAGGGTTGGGTGGGCGTGCACCATACCCGCCACTTCTTCGAGGGTGGCTTCAAGCTTCATCGCCATCGCCAGCTGATGGATCAACTCGCTAGCCTCAGGGGCGATAATCTGGGCTCCTAGGATCTGTCCAAGATTCTTCTCGTAGAGGATCTTGATCAATCCCTCCCTCTCATCCATGGTTACTGCTCGACCGTTCGCGATTATGGGAAAAGTGGCGGCCGCTGTTTCCCCATAAGCCTTTTTCGCTTGAGCTTCCGTTAAACCAACCGCCGCGAATTCGGGCAATGTGTAGACGCATCTTGGGATAAACCTATAATCGATCCTGGTGTCTAAGCCCACGATGTTTTCCGAGGCTACTATGCCCTCTTGCATGGCTACGTGGGCCAGCATCCACTCGTTGGCCACATCGCCTACGGCGTATATGTTGGGCACGGTGGTCCTTAAACGCTCGTCAACCTTCACCCTACCAGCCTCAACCTTTATTCCAACCTCCTCGAAGCCCATGTCTTTAATGTTCGCAGCTCTACCTGTGGCGACCATAACCATGCCCACGGAGAGTACGCGGCTGGATCCCGCCTCTTCGTATGTGAGCTCTAGGTTCCCCCAGCCCCCTGAGATCTTTTTCACCAGGACCCCGTT includes the following:
- the pncA gene encoding bifunctional nicotinamidase/pyrazinamidase produces the protein MRVEDLKLVKPKLTRGDALIIVDLQRDFMPGGALPVEGGNEIIEPTNMLADVFNRRGHVVVMIQDWHPPGHRSFASAHGRKPYERYESEGIGPVLWPDHCVQGTLGAEFHPQVNTQYAGAIIRKGYRLEVDSYSAFFENDKKTPTGLAGYLNTFKVKRVYLCGLALDYCVYYSAIDARTLGLEVVVPIDLTKPVNFPPEQLSQALEFMVQRGVQFTKSNIIQ
- a CDS encoding SDR family NAD(P)-dependent oxidoreductase produces the protein MELKPIQELLSLKGKRAMITGSASGIGRCIAYRFAEAGADLEVVDLNEAGLKQLVNDLSKFQVEVNAHRVDLSKEEEVDLLWSGLKDKIPDILVNNAGVYPFKKFLSVDRRFLENALNVNLTSVFWMCQHMIRRRARRGGVIINVGSIEAILPFQDDMVHYDVSKAGVIALTRALAKEYGKRGFRVNAIIPGGITTPGVMRAAKNIIRLHFGLIKSWVQFKWRLPMGRLGHPDEVARMALVLASDLSSYVQGALIVVDGGFLSA